In Bacillus alveayuensis, one DNA window encodes the following:
- a CDS encoding hypothetical protein (product_source=Hypo-rule applied; transmembrane_helix_parts=Outside_1_9,TMhelix_10_27,Inside_28_91), with protein sequence MNIEQTIEAFSFAQYLHIYFFIVLFLFQSLWQSTNTYFSQTSNLQITLTENLINPIISENSPRIFLFLHYLVQMVKRKEGTDDEDDYVFLL encoded by the coding sequence TTGAATATCGAACAAACGATAGAAGCATTTTCATTTGCTCAATATCTACACATTTATTTTTTCATTGTACTATTCTTATTTCAGTCTCTTTGGCAATCGACAAATACTTATTTTTCTCAAACATCAAACCTTCAAATTACCTTAACTGAGAATTTAATCAACCCAATAATCAGTGAAAACTCACCTAGAATTTTTCTATTTCTTCATTATTTAGTTCAAATGGTGAAAAGGAAAGAAGGAACGGATGATGAAGATGACTATGTTTTCCTCCTCTAA
- a CDS encoding hypothetical protein (product_source=Hypo-rule applied; superfamily=54593): protein MNHFGFQVESKEEIVVHKERLEKEGLIAREEMNITCCYTVQDKFWVTEQKNILFLMYLISVSFPLLLKL, encoded by the coding sequence GTGAATCACTTTGGATTTCAAGTCGAAAGCAAAGAAGAAATAGTTGTTCACAAGGAAAGGCTAGAAAAAGAAGGATTAATTGCTCGTGAAGAGATGAATATTACTTGTTGTTATACTGTGCAAGATAAATTTTGGGTAACTGAACAGAAGAATATATTATTCCTCATGTATTTGATAAGCGTGTCGTTCCCGCTGTTGCTCAAGCTGTAG
- a CDS encoding biotin transport system substrate-specific component (product_source=KO:K03523; cog=COG1268; ko=KO:K03523; pfam=PF02632; transmembrane_helix_parts=Inside_1_6,TMhelix_7_29,Outside_30_32,TMhelix_33_50,Inside_51_54,TMhelix_55_77,Outside_78_80,TMhelix_81_103,Inside_104_115,TMhelix_116_138,Outside_139_190), with translation MNIRNMMYVSLFAAVVAVLGLIPPVPLPFTPVPITAQTFGVMLAGAVLGAKRGGLSLLVFVLLVAVGAPILSGGRGGLGVLFGPTGGYVLSWPIAAFIIGYFVEKNWNHLSLWKMVMFNLIGGVIVVYASGITYLSIVSDLTWVQSAISALTYIPGDVIKAVLSGTIALQIHKTHPLIEKKNTSFKQMLS, from the coding sequence ATGAATATTCGCAATATGATGTATGTTTCGTTATTTGCAGCAGTTGTTGCTGTTCTTGGTTTAATTCCACCAGTTCCTCTTCCTTTTACACCGGTACCGATTACGGCGCAAACGTTTGGTGTCATGTTAGCGGGAGCAGTGCTTGGTGCGAAACGGGGTGGATTAAGTTTACTCGTTTTCGTTTTGCTTGTTGCTGTTGGAGCTCCGATTTTATCAGGTGGCCGTGGTGGATTAGGCGTATTATTCGGTCCAACAGGAGGATATGTCCTTAGCTGGCCAATCGCTGCTTTTATTATTGGTTATTTTGTTGAAAAAAACTGGAATCATTTATCATTATGGAAAATGGTGATGTTCAACTTAATAGGTGGAGTTATTGTCGTATATGCAAGCGGTATTACTTATTTATCAATAGTCAGTGATTTAACATGGGTTCAATCAGCTATTTCAGCGTTAACTTATATTCCTGGGGATGTTATTAAAGCGGTTTTATCAGGAACGATCGCTTTACAAATTCATAAAACGCATCCTCTTATTGAGAAAAAAAATACATCGTTTAAACAAATGCTGTCATAA
- a CDS encoding DNA polymerase III alpha subunit (gram-positive type) (product_source=COG2176; cleavage_site_network=SignalP-noTM; cog=COG2176; superfamily=54984) encodes MRKKMLYSFIFTGALTLSAIMSGEVEAKEQKEKEWTNSNVAQEQVKEHHEKKEMNEKKNLSYQNKINSQAQEHTSDTAKAHASKNSAVLAVMPNDDEKKNEEMTDNNKEEQENVVENEEVKENEVDNEEVKENEDVIKEDHENAEDMNEEAIENKDDANEEMDAGDAESSVNVDSEETKEEINTTESTKIDQENEQTETVNLEDKPELDEGKEVHLTGEQISVFGTLLQSLQALTEKLTSTWSSLFQ; translated from the coding sequence ATGAGAAAAAAAATGCTGTATTCGTTTATTTTCACTGGTGCTTTGACTCTTTCTGCCATTATGAGCGGAGAAGTTGAAGCCAAGGAACAAAAAGAAAAAGAGTGGACAAACTCGAATGTTGCTCAGGAACAGGTAAAGGAACATCATGAGAAAAAAGAAATGAATGAAAAGAAAAACCTATCCTATCAAAATAAAATCAACTCACAAGCACAAGAGCATACTAGTGATACAGCAAAGGCGCATGCTTCAAAAAATTCTGCTGTTTTAGCTGTAATGCCTAACGATGACGAGAAAAAGAACGAAGAAATGACAGATAACAATAAAGAAGAACAAGAAAATGTAGTTGAAAATGAAGAAGTAAAAGAAAATGAAGTTGATAATGAAGAAGTAAAAGAAAATGAAGACGTAATAAAGGAAGATCATGAAAATGCTGAAGATATGAATGAAGAAGCAATTGAAAATAAGGATGATGCAAATGAAGAAATGGATGCAGGAGATGCCGAATCATCCGTTAATGTTGATAGTGAAGAAACAAAAGAGGAAATCAATACGACAGAGAGTACCAAGATCGATCAAGAAAATGAACAAACGGAAACAGTTAATTTAGAGGATAAGCCAGAACTAGATGAAGGAAAAGAAGTACATTTAACTGGGGAACAAATCAGTGTATTTGGAACATTATTGCAATCCTTGCAAGCTTTAACTGAAAAGCTCACTTCTACTTGGTCAAGCCTTTTTCAATAG
- a CDS encoding hypothetical protein (product_source=Hypo-rule applied; cath_funfam=3.40.20.10; superfamily=50729; transmembrane_helix_parts=Inside_1_56,TMhelix_57_79,Outside_80_80), protein MLAKKKSCRYVINATGKNGETYLTTCNNKQEVRQWIKAHNSKLNHKELKIIDKHKKFFWIKSILLFITAALIIVELFILM, encoded by the coding sequence GTGTTAGCTAAAAAGAAATCATGTCGCTATGTTATAAATGCGACGGGTAAAAATGGAGAAACCTATTTAACAACCTGCAACAATAAACAAGAAGTAAGGCAATGGATTAAAGCGCATAACTCCAAGCTAAATCATAAAGAATTAAAAATCATTGATAAACATAAAAAGTTCTTTTGGATCAAAAGCATTCTTTTATTTATTACGGCAGCTTTGATTATTGTCGAACTATTTATTTTGATGTAA
- a CDS encoding hypothetical protein (product_source=Hypo-rule applied), translating into MAEKDMHHQERSFHPDGRYEGIIDDSAIKQKTEMGVKIDLKHKRFKKKNPYHLSNHQRKEMERFEQLMEGHKKNLT; encoded by the coding sequence ATGGCTGAAAAAGATATGCATCATCAAGAAAGATCCTTTCATCCTGATGGACGGTACGAAGGGATTATTGATGATTCCGCAATTAAACAAAAAACCGAAATGGGAGTCAAAATTGATTTGAAACATAAAAGATTTAAAAAGAAAAATCCGTATCATCTATCCAATCACCAACGAAAAGAAATGGAGCGATTTGAACAACTAATGGAAGGACATAAGAAAAATTTGACGTAA
- a CDS encoding sortase A (product_source=KO:K07284; cog=COG3764; ko=KO:K07284; pfam=PF04203; superfamily=63817; tigrfam=TIGR01076; transmembrane_helix_parts=Outside_1_4,TMhelix_5_24,Inside_25_183) codes for MKWLSWTMIVTGIVIMVFGVSKIIHTHYLTNKSMEEAKEFVEEKNSHEFMPNEGEAVGILKIPRLQAELPIIEGTDPDDLEKGVGHYKGSFYPDENGQIVLSGHRDTVFRKIGELKIGDELIIELPYGTFSYKMMDTKIVDADDTSIITLQNEYEELIVTTCYPFSYVGNAPERYIIYAKRNA; via the coding sequence ATGAAATGGTTGTCTTGGACCATGATTGTTACGGGGATTGTCATTATGGTATTTGGTGTTAGTAAAATTATACATACCCATTATTTGACAAACAAATCAATGGAAGAAGCAAAGGAGTTTGTGGAAGAAAAAAATTCCCATGAATTTATGCCGAATGAGGGTGAAGCTGTTGGGATTTTAAAAATACCTCGTTTACAAGCGGAATTACCCATTATCGAAGGGACGGACCCAGATGATTTAGAAAAAGGAGTAGGACATTACAAAGGGAGTTTTTATCCAGATGAGAATGGACAAATTGTTTTGTCAGGGCACCGTGACACTGTATTTCGGAAAATTGGAGAATTAAAGATCGGAGATGAGCTCATCATTGAACTCCCATATGGCACTTTTTCCTATAAAATGATGGATACAAAGATTGTTGATGCAGATGATACGAGTATTATTACATTACAGAATGAATATGAGGAGCTAATTGTTACAACGTGTTATCCTTTTTCCTATGTTGGGAACGCGCCTGAGAGATATATTATTTATGCGAAAAGAAATGCGTAA
- a CDS encoding 23S rRNA pseudouridine1911/1915/1917 synthase (product_source=KO:K06180; cath_funfam=3.30.2350.10; cog=COG0564; ko=KO:K06180; pfam=PF00849; superfamily=55120; tigrfam=TIGR00005): protein MKRKGEWFEWMIPKEWEGIPLQELIKTKIKAPKGLVHQWRQHNGVKVNRKKPYWVLPLYTNDRLSIHLFPKEDYGVIPVYRKVDVLYEDDHIIILNKPAGVNTHPNKENETNTLANALAFYYQVNGISTKTRHVHRLDQDTTGAVVFAKHSLAHAILDQELKERSLKRTYVAIVHGKLTRKSGVIKAAIGKDRHHPNKRRVSKNGKYAVTHYEVLKYSPKLNVSAVRLTLDTGRTHQIRVHLSYIGHPIIGDKLYGGQPLLISRQALHANRVTLKHPITNQIIDVTAPFPKDMKKVLDKI from the coding sequence GTGAAACGTAAAGGTGAATGGTTTGAGTGGATGATTCCAAAAGAATGGGAAGGGATTCCATTACAAGAACTGATCAAAACGAAAATAAAAGCTCCTAAAGGACTCGTTCATCAATGGAGGCAACATAACGGTGTCAAAGTAAATAGGAAAAAACCATATTGGGTTTTGCCGTTATATACAAACGACCGGCTCTCTATCCATTTGTTTCCAAAGGAAGATTACGGTGTTATACCCGTTTATCGAAAAGTGGATGTACTTTATGAAGACGATCATATAATTATTCTCAACAAACCTGCCGGAGTAAACACACATCCGAACAAAGAAAATGAAACAAATACTTTAGCTAATGCTCTAGCTTTTTATTATCAAGTGAATGGAATTAGCACTAAAACAAGACATGTTCATCGGCTAGACCAAGACACAACTGGAGCAGTTGTATTTGCTAAGCACAGTCTTGCACATGCGATATTGGATCAGGAATTAAAAGAACGCTCATTAAAACGCACATATGTTGCTATTGTTCACGGAAAATTAACTCGAAAATCTGGCGTTATCAAAGCAGCTATTGGAAAGGACCGGCATCATCCGAACAAAAGAAGAGTATCCAAAAATGGAAAATATGCTGTCACCCACTATGAGGTTTTAAAATATTCCCCAAAATTAAATGTGTCAGCTGTTCGTTTAACATTAGATACAGGTCGTACGCATCAAATTCGAGTTCATTTATCATATATTGGCCATCCAATCATCGGAGACAAGTTGTATGGTGGACAGCCTTTGCTTATAAGCCGCCAAGCTCTACATGCCAATCGTGTAACATTAAAACACCCGATAACCAATCAAATCATTGATGTGACAGCTCCCTTTCCAAAAGATATGAAAAAGGTTTTGGATAAAATATAA
- a CDS encoding hypothetical protein (product_source=Hypo-rule applied; cath_funfam=3.40.50.300; superfamily=103657): protein MKIVHASTEEQEKHIEELIQQMYHEIFPIYFSDKMMEELETEFSFKLHEAPNYHGTLKEAFQVMSSLQALIALFENVHKSEKHIEKYKDMYERNMDTLKRYGFKLPLTFEKFLASSTKENMFSRYLKPANKWII, encoded by the coding sequence GTGAAAATTGTGCATGCAAGTACGGAGGAGCAAGAGAAGCATATCGAAGAACTCATTCAGCAGATGTATCATGAAATTTTCCCTATTTATTTTTCAGACAAAATGATGGAGGAGCTTGAAACCGAATTTTCTTTTAAACTTCATGAAGCCCCCAATTATCATGGAACGTTAAAAGAAGCATTTCAAGTTATGTCAAGCTTACAAGCATTAATTGCATTGTTTGAAAATGTCCATAAATCAGAGAAACATATTGAGAAATATAAAGACATGTATGAAAGAAATATGGATACTCTTAAGCGGTACGGTTTTAAGCTTCCTCTTACGTTTGAGAAATTTCTTGCCTCTTCTACAAAAGAAAATATGTTTAGCCGTTATTTAAAGCCTGCTAATAAATGGATAATATAA
- a CDS encoding thiol-disulfide isomerase/thioredoxin (product_source=COG0526; cath_funfam=3.40.30.10; cog=COG0526; pfam=PF00085; superfamily=52833; transmembrane_helix_parts=Outside_1_3,TMhelix_4_21,Inside_22_159): MKKIIIFGSIIVILFGLLAFVTSYQNKQKIAEVGDNPYNKNDLDPATIELLDDPNYQNIILPKELDEKLKNEEDMIVYFYSSTCVYCKEATPILMPIAEKMNIHIDQFNLLEFPDGWDHYNIEATPTLVHFVNGKEVERVEGLQEEEAYKEILTKWTSK; the protein is encoded by the coding sequence TTGAAAAAGATTATCATATTTGGAAGTATTATTGTAATACTGTTCGGATTATTAGCATTTGTTACAAGTTATCAAAATAAGCAAAAAATCGCTGAGGTTGGAGATAATCCATATAACAAAAATGATTTAGACCCAGCTACCATTGAGCTATTAGATGACCCAAATTATCAAAACATTATTCTTCCTAAAGAACTTGACGAAAAGTTGAAAAATGAAGAAGATATGATCGTGTATTTCTATAGTTCTACTTGTGTTTATTGTAAAGAGGCAACTCCAATTTTAATGCCAATTGCTGAAAAAATGAATATCCATATTGACCAATTTAATTTACTAGAATTTCCAGATGGCTGGGATCATTATAATATTGAAGCAACTCCAACTTTAGTCCATTTTGTTAATGGAAAAGAAGTGGAACGTGTTGAAGGTTTACAGGAAGAGGAAGCGTATAAAGAAATATTAACAAAATGGACTTCTAAATAA
- a CDS encoding disulfide bond formation protein DsbB (product_source=KO:K03611; cath_funfam=1.20.1550.10; cog=COG1495; ko=KO:K03611; pfam=PF02600; superfamily=158442; transmembrane_helix_parts=Inside_1_8,TMhelix_9_28,Outside_29_37,TMhelix_38_57,Inside_58_63,TMhelix_64_86,Outside_87_112,TMhelix_113_135,Inside_136_139) — protein sequence MMDKRKENLLLIGWGASFISTLGSLYFSEVLKFIPCDLCWFQRIFMYPLVIILGLAIIRKDIQIALYSLTLSTIGGLISIYHYSIQKIPFLSENAPACGRVPCTGEYINWFGFITIPFLALIGFSIVFTTSFLIIRRKG from the coding sequence ATGATGGATAAACGAAAAGAAAATTTATTGTTGATAGGTTGGGGAGCATCATTTATTTCAACACTTGGAAGCCTTTATTTTTCCGAAGTGCTAAAATTTATTCCTTGTGATCTTTGCTGGTTTCAAAGAATTTTTATGTATCCGCTTGTGATCATACTTGGTCTCGCCATAATTAGGAAAGATATCCAAATAGCTTTGTATTCCTTGACCTTATCTACCATTGGTGGATTGATTTCTATATACCACTATTCAATCCAAAAAATTCCTTTTCTAAGTGAGAATGCACCGGCTTGTGGACGTGTCCCATGTACAGGAGAGTATATCAATTGGTTTGGATTTATTACCATTCCTTTTTTAGCATTGATTGGATTTTCGATTGTGTTTACGACTAGCTTTCTTATTATACGTCGAAAAGGATAG
- a CDS encoding IMP dehydrogenase (product_source=KO:K00088; cath_funfam=3.10.580.10; cog=COG0517; ko=KO:K00088; pfam=PF00571; smart=SM00116; superfamily=54631), with translation MNTLKDIMSQNVISVSSNQSVQEAAQLMSQHNVGAIPVVDNGQLKGIITDRDITLRTTAKGMEENTPVSQVMSTNLIFGNPDMSLQEAAQLMSENQIRRLPVVENNQVVGMVALGDLATNTMSDESAGEALTNISKKDEQTF, from the coding sequence ATGAATACTTTAAAAGATATCATGAGTCAAAACGTCATTTCAGTTTCATCCAATCAATCGGTTCAAGAAGCGGCTCAGTTAATGAGTCAGCATAATGTCGGAGCAATACCTGTCGTTGACAATGGTCAACTAAAAGGAATTATTACAGACCGTGACATTACCTTGCGCACAACGGCTAAAGGAATGGAAGAAAATACTCCTGTTTCACAAGTGATGTCAACAAACCTTATATTTGGTAATCCGGATATGAGCCTTCAAGAAGCGGCGCAATTAATGTCTGAAAATCAAATTCGCCGTTTACCAGTAGTTGAGAACAATCAAGTAGTCGGTATGGTTGCATTAGGAGATTTAGCGACGAATACGATGTCTGATGAATCTGCTGGAGAAGCTTTAACAAACATTTCTAAAAAAGATGAACAAACCTTTTAA
- a CDS encoding glycerol uptake operon antiterminator (product_source=KO:K02443; cath_funfam=3.20.20.70; cog=COG1954; ko=KO:K02443; pfam=PF04309; superfamily=110391): MSFYGQSIVPAIRNMKQFDRFLQSDFEYGVLLDSHLGQVKHIVKEGKHHHKKLLIHVDLIQGLKHDEYAAEFLCQEIKPAGLISTRSSVIAKAKQKKVFAIQRLFLIDSGALEKSLELIKKYEPDYIEVLPGIVPRLIQEIKNKTGIPILAGGFIQTKEDVQLALNAGANAVTTSDENLWLI, encoded by the coding sequence TTGAGCTTTTATGGGCAATCGATTGTCCCTGCCATTCGAAATATGAAGCAATTTGATCGATTCTTGCAAAGTGATTTTGAATACGGTGTATTGCTTGATAGTCATTTAGGGCAAGTAAAACATATAGTAAAAGAAGGGAAACATCATCATAAAAAGCTCCTCATACATGTTGACTTAATTCAAGGCCTTAAGCATGATGAATATGCAGCTGAATTTTTATGTCAGGAAATCAAGCCAGCTGGCCTCATTTCAACGAGATCATCTGTAATCGCGAAAGCTAAGCAAAAAAAAGTGTTTGCAATTCAGCGGCTTTTTTTAATAGATTCAGGGGCTTTAGAAAAAAGCTTAGAGCTAATAAAAAAATATGAGCCTGATTACATTGAAGTTTTACCTGGCATTGTTCCACGTCTTATTCAAGAAATCAAAAATAAAACTGGCATTCCCATTTTAGCAGGAGGATTTATTCAAACAAAGGAAGATGTTCAGCTTGCCTTAAATGCCGGGGCGAATGCTGTGACAACATCTGATGAGAATCTCTGGTTAATATAG
- a CDS encoding glycerol uptake facilitator protein (product_source=KO:K02440; cath_funfam=1.20.1080.10; cog=COG0580; ko=KO:K02440; pfam=PF00230; superfamily=81338; tigrfam=TIGR00861; transmembrane_helix_parts=Outside_1_4,TMhelix_5_27,Inside_28_38,TMhelix_39_61,Outside_62_80,TMhelix_81_103,Inside_104_130,TMhelix_131_153,Outside_154_162,TMhelix_163_185,Inside_186_210,TMhelix_211_233,Outside_234_242,TMhelix_243_260,Inside_261_274) — MTAFMGELIGTMILIVLGAGVCAGVNLKKSFAQNSGWIVITFGWGLAVAMAVYAVGGISGAHLNPAVTISLAIVGDFPWSLVPSYIVAQMIGAFLGAVLIYFHYLPHWKETEEPSVKLGVFSTGPAIQNTFANFFSELFGTFILVLGILAIGANKFTEGLNPLIVGFLIVSIGLSLGGTTGYAINPARDLGPRIAHFILPIPEKGSSNWKYAWIPVIGPLAGGTFGGLFYQYIFEGKEGHQFWIGSFVLAVILLVIYFINKKEASISHTKKAVY; from the coding sequence GTGACTGCATTTATGGGGGAACTAATAGGTACGATGATATTAATTGTGTTAGGAGCAGGGGTTTGTGCAGGTGTTAATTTGAAAAAATCATTCGCACAAAATTCTGGTTGGATCGTGATTACATTTGGATGGGGATTAGCTGTTGCAATGGCAGTATATGCTGTAGGTGGGATAAGCGGGGCTCATTTAAATCCAGCTGTAACAATTAGTTTAGCGATTGTCGGTGATTTCCCATGGAGTTTGGTACCATCGTATATCGTGGCACAAATGATAGGAGCTTTTTTAGGAGCTGTCCTCATTTACTTTCATTACTTGCCGCATTGGAAGGAAACAGAGGAGCCTAGTGTAAAATTAGGAGTTTTTTCAACAGGTCCGGCAATTCAAAATACATTTGCCAACTTTTTTAGTGAATTGTTTGGTACCTTTATATTAGTACTAGGTATATTAGCAATTGGAGCGAATAAATTTACCGAAGGTCTAAATCCGCTCATTGTCGGCTTTTTAATTGTTAGTATCGGTTTGTCATTAGGAGGAACAACTGGATACGCAATTAATCCAGCAAGAGATTTAGGGCCAAGAATTGCTCACTTTATTTTACCGATCCCAGAAAAAGGAAGTTCCAATTGGAAATATGCATGGATCCCTGTAATAGGGCCTTTAGCTGGCGGCACATTCGGTGGATTATTTTATCAATATATCTTTGAAGGAAAAGAAGGCCATCAATTTTGGATTGGAAGTTTTGTCCTAGCTGTTATTTTACTAGTAATTTATTTCATTAACAAAAAAGAAGCTTCGATTTCTCATACCAAAAAAGCCGTATATTAA
- a CDS encoding glycerol kinase (product_source=KO:K00864; cath_funfam=3.30.420.40; cog=COG0554; ko=KO:K00864; pfam=PF00370,PF02782; superfamily=53067; tigrfam=TIGR01311), translated as METYILSLDQGTTSSRAILFNQNGEIVHIAQKEFTQYFPQPGWVEHDANEIWGSILAVIASCLSEAEVSPEQITGIGITNQRETTVVWDKETGKPIYNAIVWQSRQTADICEDLKEKGYDSLFREKTGLLIDAYFSGTKVKWILDHVEGAREKAEQGKLLFGTIDTWLIWKLSGGKAHVTDYSNASRTLMFNIHELKWDDELLEILGVPKAMLPEVRPSSEIYANTVDYHFFGQEVPIAGAAGDQQAALFGQACFEEGMAKNTYGTGCFMLMNTGQKAIKSNHGLLTTIAWGIDGKVEYALEGSIFVAGSAIQWLRDGLRMFKDAKDSEAYAVKVKSTEGVYVVPAFVGLGTPYWDSEVRGAVFGLTRGTTKEHFIRATLESLAYQTKDVLGAMEKDSSILLKTLRVDGGAVKNNFLMEFQSNILGVPVERPVINETTALGAAYLAGLAVGYWKNRAEIKKQWNLDRRFVPMMTEEKREELYNGWKKAVHATMAFK; from the coding sequence ATGGAAACGTACATTTTATCACTAGACCAAGGAACAACAAGCTCAAGAGCGATTCTTTTTAATCAAAACGGAGAGATTGTTCACATTGCTCAGAAAGAGTTTACACAGTATTTTCCTCAGCCAGGCTGGGTTGAGCATGATGCAAATGAAATATGGGGTTCAATTTTAGCGGTTATTGCATCATGTTTATCCGAAGCAGAAGTAAGCCCTGAACAAATAACAGGGATCGGCATTACGAATCAACGGGAAACGACCGTTGTTTGGGATAAAGAAACGGGAAAACCGATTTACAATGCCATCGTATGGCAATCGCGGCAAACAGCTGATATTTGTGAAGATTTAAAAGAAAAAGGGTACGATTCTTTATTTCGCGAAAAAACTGGTTTATTAATTGATGCTTATTTTTCTGGAACGAAAGTAAAATGGATTTTAGACCATGTAGAAGGAGCTAGAGAAAAAGCAGAGCAAGGAAAGCTTCTATTCGGAACGATTGATACGTGGTTAATTTGGAAGCTATCTGGTGGAAAAGCTCATGTAACAGACTATTCTAACGCTTCTCGTACATTAATGTTCAATATTCATGAACTTAAATGGGACGACGAACTGCTTGAGATTTTAGGTGTGCCGAAAGCAATGCTCCCAGAGGTGAGACCTTCATCGGAAATTTATGCGAACACAGTTGATTATCATTTCTTTGGCCAGGAAGTACCGATTGCAGGAGCAGCAGGTGATCAACAAGCAGCATTATTCGGTCAAGCATGCTTTGAAGAAGGTATGGCAAAAAATACATACGGTACAGGCTGTTTTATGCTTATGAACACTGGCCAAAAAGCAATCAAATCCAACCACGGGCTTCTGACAACCATTGCTTGGGGAATTGATGGAAAAGTAGAATATGCACTTGAAGGAAGTATTTTCGTTGCAGGTTCTGCAATTCAATGGCTTCGCGATGGCTTGAGAATGTTCAAGGATGCCAAAGACAGTGAAGCATATGCAGTAAAAGTCAAATCAACAGAGGGGGTTTACGTTGTCCCTGCCTTCGTTGGTCTTGGAACGCCGTATTGGGATAGTGAAGTAAGAGGAGCGGTGTTCGGTTTAACACGCGGTACTACAAAGGAGCATTTCATTCGTGCAACGTTAGAATCTCTAGCCTATCAAACAAAAGATGTTCTTGGTGCAATGGAAAAAGACTCTAGTATTTTGTTAAAAACATTGCGTGTAGATGGAGGAGCTGTGAAAAATAATTTCTTAATGGAATTCCAAAGCAATATTTTAGGGGTTCCTGTTGAGCGGCCTGTCATTAATGAGACAACGGCCCTAGGTGCGGCATATCTTGCTGGGCTTGCTGTCGGCTATTGGAAAAATCGGGCGGAAATTAAGAAGCAATGGAATTTAGATAGACGATTCGTGCCAATGATGACAGAAGAAAAACGGGAAGAGCTGTACAATGGGTGGAAAAAAGCTGTTCATGCGACGATGGCATTTAAGTAA